Proteins from one Ictidomys tridecemlineatus isolate mIctTri1 chromosome 14, mIctTri1.hap1, whole genome shotgun sequence genomic window:
- the LOC101961112 gene encoding LOW QUALITY PROTEIN: endogenous retrovirus group K member 25 Pol protein (The sequence of the model RefSeq protein was modified relative to this genomic sequence to represent the inferred CDS: inserted 2 bases in 2 codons; deleted 2 bases in 2 codons; substituted 2 bases at 2 genomic stop codons), whose amino-acid sequence MEVQGATGEIKNYRWTTDQTVDAGQGTHSFIVIPECPFPLLGWDLLSKLQATISFSGEMPTLQLGSPTRALTITCPLSEEYLLSQNPIQASVGKWKKTIIQEIPAVWAEDNPPGLAKHVPPVLVQLTSGAMPIRVRQYPISSEAREGIKIHIRRLLKEGILIRCQSTWNTPLLPVQKTGTHDYRLVQDLREVNKWVETVHPTLPNPYTLLSMLPPEHTVYTVLDLKDAFFSIPLSKLSQPIFPFEWTDLEQGISGQLTWTRLPQGFKNSPTIFNEALNKDLSLFRSEYPEITLLQYVDDLLLAARDERDCLRAIQGLLRTLAQLGYXVSKKKAKICSPRVTYLGYELREGKRLLSQAHIEAIMKIPIPTTKRQVREFLGAVGYCRLWIPGFAEIAKPLYTATAGGNSPLVWTEENELAFKNLKKALAQAPALTLPDISKPFHLYVHEKKGIAKGVLTQNLGPWKRPIAYISKRLDPVGSGWPPCLRAIVATALLVKETDKLTLGQTXVTAPHAVEALLRDATNHWMSNAHLTQYQALLLDKDRLTFSKSLAINPAMLLLDSNPEEPIHDCSEMLDVIQGTRLDLTDIPLTVRDADLYTDGSSYVRDGIRYAGAAVVTGQKEVIWVQALPRGSSAQKAEIIAVTQALRWAKGXRVNIYTDSRYAFATAHVHGQIYKQRGLLTSDGKIIKNKQEILELLEAIWLPDKLAIIHWPGHCKDDSPQTQGNNLADQTAREIALGEPKYQAVLELSNYPKFPVKFWEEAPSYTTEEINSYSSMGAQQNCHGWWILPDKKICIPKLLGRKWLTNLHQAMHFSPKKMSELISPYVWLPGHREMLQDISNRCMTCAQVNAKRNQLPQGNRSQGTVPGEFGELDFTEIKPGLYGYKYLLVFVDTVSGWVEAFPTRTETAQILVKKLITEIVPRFGLPLILGSDNGPAFTAKLSRLISKALNINWKLHCMYHPQSSGKVERMNRTLKETLTKLILETGGNWVDLLPFALLRARCTPYREKFTPXEIIYGQTPPMVPRIHLDLLGDIPVSEALKGLQLIMDKIFPQVQAAQHMGHRSPDHSFQPRDAVLIRWLKTNSLEPMWKGPYIMILRTPTVLKVAGIPAWIHHSQLKKAPAEPTGGESSNQRWRVTKRGPFKIKIFKG is encoded by the exons ATGGAAGTACAAGGGGCaacaggagaaattaaaaattatagatggacCACAGATCAGACTGTTGATGCAGGACAAGGAACTCACTCTTTTATTGTTATCCCTGAATGCCCTTTCCCATTGCTGGGGTGGGACCTTCTAAGCAAACTTCAGGCAACTATATCATTTTCAGGGGAGATGCCTACACTACAATTGGGGAGTCCTACAAGAGCCTTAACTATAACATGCCCATTAAGTGAGGAATATCTGCTTTCTCAAAATCCTATCCAAGCTTCagtgggaaaatggaaaaaaactatT ATCCAAGAAATTCCTGCAGTTTGGGCTGAAGATAACCCTCCGGGGTTAGCTAAACATGTGCCACCAGTCTTAGTCCAACTAACCTCTGGGGCTATGCCCATTCGGGTTAGACAATACCCCATTAGCTCTGAAGCCAGAGAAGGCATCAAAATTCATATCAGACGTCTCCTAAAAGAGGGAATACTAATTAGATGCCAGTCAACCTGGAACACCCCTTTGCTGCCGGTCCAAAAGACTGGGACTCATGATTATAGACTGGTACAGGACTTAAGAGAAGTAAACAAATGGGTGGAAACTGTACACCCAACCCTCCCAAACCCTTATACCTTGCTCAGTATGTTGCCACCAGAACATACAGTCTACACCGTATTAGATCTGAAAGATGca tttttctccattccttTGTCAAAACTGAGTCAGCCCATCTTTCCATTTGAATGGACTGACCTGGAACAGGGGATATCAGGACAACTAACCTGGACTCGACTACCTCAAGGATTTAAGAACTCCCCCACCATCTTTAATGAAGCACTCAACAAAGATTTGAGCCTCTTCCGCAGTGAGTACCCCGAGATAACCTTgctccaatatgtggatgatcTTTTACTAGCAGCAAGGGATGAAAGGGACTGTTTAAGGGCCATCCAGGGTTTATTGAGAACCTTGGCTCAATTGGGGT CAGTctccaaaaagaaagcaaaaatctgTTCTCCTCGAGTTACTTATCTAGGATATGAACtgagggaagggaaaaggctgCTATCCCAAGCCCACATAGAGGCCATAATGAAGATCCCAATCCCAACTACTAAAAGGCAAGTTAGGGAGTTCCTGGGGGCAGTTGGGTACTGCCGTCTTTGGATACCTGGATTTGCTGAGATTGCCAAGCCTTTATATACTGCAACTGCAGGGGGCAACTCACCCTTAGTTTGGACTGAAGAAAATGAATTAGCTTTTAAGAATCTAAAAAAGGCCCTGGCACAGGCTCCAGCCCTAACCCTCCCTGATATCTCTAAGCCCTTCCATCTGTATGTTCATGAGAAAAAGGGCATTGCAAAAGGGGTTCTTACCCAAAATCTAGGGCCATGGAAAAGGCCTATTGCCTACATTTCAAAAAGGCTGGATCCAGTAGGGTCAGGATGGCCCCCTTGTTTACGAGCCATAGTGGCTACTGCACTTCTGGTGAAGGAAACAGACAAGCTTACCCTAGGGCAGA CTGTGACTGCCCCTCATGCAGTGGAAGCTCTATTGAGGGATGCCACAAATCATTGGATGTCAAATGCCCACCTCACTCAATATCAAGCTCTACTCCTAGATAAAGACAGATTAACCTTCAGTAAATCCCTGGCCATCAATCCAGCGATGCTGCTGCTGGACAGCAATCCAGAGGAGCCAATTCATGACTGTTCAGAGATGCTGGATGTCATCCAAGGTACTCGACTAGACCTGACTGACATTCCTCTCACCGTCAGAGACGCAGACCTTTACACCGATGGCAGCAGCTATGTCCGGGATGGAATAAGGTATGCAGGGGCAGCTGTAGTCACAGGTCAAAAAGAAGTTATTTGGGTACAGGCTCTGCCCAGGGGCTCATCAGCCCAGAAAGCAGAAATCATTGCTGTGACACAGGCATTGAGATGGGCAAAAGGATAACGGGTGAATATCTACACAGACAGCCGTTATGCCTTTGCTACAGCACATGTGCATggacaaatatataaacaaagggGACTTCTAACCTCAGATGGCAAGAtcatcaaaaataaacaagaaattctTGAACTACTGGAGGCAATTTGGTTACCAGACAAATTGGCTATTATCCACTGGCCTGGACACTGCAAAGACGATAGTCCTCAGACCCAGGGTAACAACCTGGCAGATCAAACAGCCAGGGAAATAGCCCTTGGAGAGCCAAAATACCAAGCTGTCCTAGAGCTCTCCAATTATCCAAAATTTCCAGTTAAATTTTGGGAAGAGGCCCCGTCATATACTACAGAAGAAATAAACTCATACTCCTCAATGGGGGCCCAGCAAAACTGTCATGGCTGGTGGATCCTCCCAGATAAAAAAATCTGCATACCTAAGCTACTAGGGAGAAAATGGTTAACTAATCTTCATCAAGCCATGCATTTTTCCCCCAAGAAGATGTCAGAATTGATCTCACCCTATGTCTGGCTACCAGGACATCGAGAGATGCTTCAAGATATCTCAAATCGATGCATGACATGTGCACAGGTAAACGCTAAAAGGAACCAACTTCCACAAGGAAACAGGAGTCAAGGTACTGTACCTGGTGAATTTGGGGAACTAGACTTCACTGAAATTAAACCTGGACTATATGGATATAAATACTTGTTAGTCTTTGTTGATACTGTCTCAGGCTGGGTAGAGGCTTTTCCAACCCGGACGGAAACAGCACAAATACTAGTTAAAAAGCTAATAACTGAGATTGTTCCTAGATTTGGCCTCCCTCTAATTTTGGGGTCTGACAATGGCCCGGCCTTCACGGCCAAATTATCTCGATTGATTTCAAAGGCCCTTAATATAAACTGGAAATTACACTGTATGTATCATCCTCAAAGCTCAGGGAAAGTAGAAAGGATGAATAGAACATTGAAGGAAACACTGACTAAATTAATTCTTGAGACTGGTGGTAACTGGGTTGATCTCCTGCCTTTTGCCCTGCTGAGGGCCCGTTGTACTCCTTATCGGGAAAAATTTACCCCTTAGGAAATAATATATGGGCAGACACCGCCTATGGTTCCCAGAATACATCTAGATCTGCTGGGAGACATTCCAGTCTCAGAGGCACTTAAAGGGTTACAACTAATCATGGATAAGATCTTTCCTCAGGTCCAGGCTGCTCAACACATGGGACACAGATCGCCTGATCATTCATTCCAGCCTAGAGATGCTGTGCTGATAAGATGGTTAAAAACCAACAGTCTTGAACCCATGTGGAAAGGCCCTTACATCATGATTCTCCGCACTCCCACTGTCCTCAAAGTTGCTGGCATTCCTGCATGGATTCACCATTCACAGCTTAAGAAGGCACCTGCAGAACCCACTGGAGGAGAATCAAGCAACCAAAGGTGGAGAGTGACTAAACGTGgaccctttaaaattaaaatttttaagggtTAA
- the LOC144370547 gene encoding ubiquitin carboxyl-terminal hydrolase 17-like protein 6, producing MEAASLHCGGESQFDDCIKPECSSNTADAKVYLGPSLPAESSFSPCPDAHLKKNSAPVGPLLAPRGKLCLNWQRPSAAGAGLQNMGNTCYVNAALQCLTYTPPLANYMLSQEHCQRCPRHRVCMLCVMQAHVTRALGHPGHVIQPLPALVDGFHTSRQEDAHEFLLFTLHAMQKACVRGHKQPGAHSKDPTLMLQIFGGCWRSQIKCLHCCGVSDTFDPYLDIMLDITAAPSVQHALEHLVKPEWLEGENAYQCGVCQKKRPACKTLTLQKAPKVLMLVLKRFSDLTGEKIAKHVHYPECLDMQPYMSQQGRGPLVYALYAVLVHAGVSCHSGHYYCYIKAGNGQWYKMDDAKVVACDITCVLSQRAYVLFYVQKSELETDNGSVSLGRETIALGPDDTNLRATQGEPQGDSFSKSGEPEERLVETATGEITLDQWKFLQEQNRPKSEFNLRKVEFTVPPNVVVIHQSKHREKENIMDKQEKYQQSKDTKYRVGEELVNTGQLQCLAGRPRANKKKKKQGKRTVIVV from the coding sequence ATGGAGGCAGCTTCACTCCACTGTGGAGGTGAGTCTCAGTTTGATGACTGTATAAAACCTGAATGTTCATCCAATACAGCTGATGCTAAAGTCTATTTGGGTCCTTCTCTACCTGCAGAGTCATCGTTTTCACCTTGCCCTGATGCACACTTAAAGAAGAATTCAGCTCCTGTGGGGCCACTGCTGGCTCCTAGAGGGAAACTTTGTCTGAACTGGCAGAGACCGTCGGCAGCTGGTGCTGGGCTGCAGAACATGGGAAACACTTGCTATGTGAATGCAGCCCTGCAGTGCCTGACATACACACCTCCCCTGGCCAACTACATGCTGTCCCAGGAGCACTGCCAACGCTGTCCTCGTCACAGGGTCTGCATGCTGTGTGTGATGCAAGCCCACGTGACACGGGCTCTCGGCCACCCTGGGCATGTCATTCAGCCCCTGCCTGCTTTGGTTGACGGCTTCCACACTTCCCGGCAAGAAGATGCCCATGAATTTCTGCTCTTTACTCTCCATGCCATGCAGAAAGCATGTGTGCGTGGGCACAAGCAGCCAGGTGCTCACTCCAAGGACCCTACCCTCATGCTCCAGATATTTGGAGGGTGCTGGAGATCTCAAATCAAGTGTCTCCACTGCTGTGGCGTTTCAGACACTTTTGACCCCTACCTGGACATTATGCTAGACATCACGGCAGCTCCCAGTGTGCAGCATGCACTGGAGCACTTGGTGAAGCCTGAGTGGCTGGAAGGGGAGAACGCCTACCAGTGTGGTGTTTGTCAGAAGAAGAGGCCAGCCTGCAAGACCCTGACCCTGCAGAAGGCACCAAAGGTTCTTATGCTGGTATTGAAACGGTTCTCGGATCTCACAGGGGAAAAAATTGCTAAGCACGTGCACTACCCTGAGTGTCTTGACATGCAGCCATACATGTCTCAGCAGGGCAGAGGCCCACTGGTGTATGCCCTCTATGCTGTGCTGGTCCATGCCGGGGTGAGTTGTCACAGCGGACACTACTATTGTTATATAAAAGCTGGCAATGGCCAGTGGTACAAAATGGACGATGCTAAGGTAGTGGCCTGTGACATTACTTGTGTCCTGAGTCAGCGTGCGTATGTCCTCTTCTATGTCCAGAAGAGTGAACTTGAAACTGACAATGGGAGTGTGTCCCTGGGCAGGGAAACAATAGCTCTTGGGCCTGATGACACAAACTTGAGAGCCACTCAAGGAGAGCCCCAAGGAGACTCCTTTAGCAAATCAGGAGAGCCAGAAGAGCGCTTGGTGGAAACAGCTACTGGAGAAATCACCTTGGATCAGTGGAAATTTCTCCAAGAACAGAACCGACCAAAGTCTGAATTCAACCTCAGgaaagtggaattcactgtgcCTCCCAATGTTGTTGTGATTCACCAGtcaaaacacagagaaaaggaaaacataatgGATAAGCAGGAAAAATACCAGCAGAGCAAGGACACCAAGTACAGAGTAGGTGAGGAGTTGGTGAACACTGGCCAACTCCAGTGTCTTGCAGGAAGGCCCAGAGccaacaagaagaagaagaagcagggcAAGAGGACAGTAATTGTGGTCTAG